One segment of Salvia splendens isolate huo1 chromosome 20, SspV2, whole genome shotgun sequence DNA contains the following:
- the LOC121781675 gene encoding zinc finger MYM-type protein 1-like yields the protein MSYPPNSIEDIRRAYLLRGPCQPRKHNFLSTSNGNRKRKFVSLWFDEFKSWLEYSVTKEAAYCLYCYLFSRLHGNGQDAFVSKGFTAWGKKERLRDHVGNHTSEHNRCRLACQDLMNQPQHIEVSLLKQLTQSKLNYRCRLNATIVSLRYLIMQGMPSRGHDESEESLNQGNFLELLKVITSCSDEISSVVLKNAPDNLKLTSPRIQKDIINAFAVETTKLIVQDMGNDFFSILIDECRDISVKEQMCVVVRYVDKNGCVMERFLGVVLVRDTIATSLEKALDSLLSMYDLSVSSLRGQGYDGASNMRGEFNGLKSLILRRNPSAYYVHCFAHQLQLTIVAVAKKHTSIGSFYNVINRLCNVVGGSCKRRDILREK from the coding sequence ATGAGTTATCCACCAAACTCAATAGAAGACATTCGTAGAGCTTATTTACTAAGAGGTCCATGTCAACCACGCAAGCATAATTTCCTTTCTACAAGCAAtggaaatcgaaaacgtaaattTGTCTCACTTTGGTTTGATGAATTTAAGAGCTGGCTGGAGTATAGTGTTACCAAGGAAGCTGCTTATTGCTTATATTGCTATCTTTTCTCAAGACTCCATGGAAATGGACAAGATGCCTTTGTATCTAAGGGATTTACTGCTTGGGGCAAGAAAGAAAGATTAAGAGATCATGTTGGAAATCATACAAGTGAGCATAATAGGTGTAGATTAGCATGTCAGGATTTGATGAACCAACCCCAGCACATTGAAGTCTCTCTACTAAAGCAGTTAACACAATCGAAGCTTAATTATCGTTGCAGATTGAATGCAACGATTGTTTCACTTCGTTATCTTATCATGCAAGGAATGCCTTCTCGCGGACATGATGAGTCCGAAGAATCCTTAAATCAAGGTAATTTTCTTGAGCTTTTGAAAGTTATTACCTCTTGCAGCGATGAGATATCTAGTGTTGTACTAAAAAATGCTCCTGACAATCTCAAACTAACATCACCGAGAATTCAGAAGGACATCATAAATGCATTTGCTGTTGAGACAACAAAACTTATTGTACAAGatatgggaaatgattttttcTCCATATTAATCGATGAGTGTCGAGATATATCAGTCAAAGAGCAAATGTGTGTTGTGGTGCGATATGTGGACAAGAATGGATGTGTTATGGAACGCTTTCTCGGTGTAGTGCTTGTCAGAGACACGATTGCAACCTCACTTGAGAAGGCACTTGATTCTTTGTTATCTATGTATGATTTAAGTGTATCTAGTTTGAGAGGACAAGGATATGATGGTGCAAGCAACATGAGAGGTGAATTCAATGGATTGAAAAGTTTGATACTCAGGAGAAATCCCAGTGCCTATTATGTACATTGTTTTGCTCACCAGCTTCAACTCACAATTGTCGCTGTTGCCAAAAAGCATACAAGTATCGGATCTTTTTATAATGTTATCAACCGTTTGTGTAATGTTGTTGGAGGTTCTTGTAAGCGCAGAGATATACTTAgagaaaaatag